TTTGGATAATAGTGCACATGATTACCATAAGTTTTTTCCAATATTAAAAATAAATTTTTCATCTCAGTTCCATAAAGAAATACTTCTTGAATAATAGCTGGGAATAGATGTTTACTTAGTTGCTGATGCATCATTTTAGATGTTGCACCTAACTCAAGCATATCACCTAAAACAACAATTCTTCTTCCATTGGTGAACATCTGACCAAAACTGTCCAATACTAAACTTACCGCTGTTGGATTGGCATTATAAACGTCGCTTAGTATTTCTACGCCATTATTTGCCGTTACCCATTCTGTTCGATTTTTTGTTAAATGCACTTCAGCTAATGTCTGTTGCATCTCTTTTTCAGGAACCTGAAACCACTTTCCTATAATTAAGGCAATACAAGCATTATCAACATTATATTTACCAGGCACAGGTATCGTAAATGGTAACTGGTAGCCGGATAGTTTAAATGTTGTCTTATTTTTCTCTTCTAGTTGTACACATTCAACGAAATCCGCCTCGTTTGTAAATCCAAATGTTTTAATTGTTTGAGTTGAATTAGCAGTTAATGGTTTCAATAAAGGTTCATTTTCGGGAATGATTAATAACCCATCTTCAACTAGGCCCTTAGTAATCCCCATTTTTGCTTTAGCAATTTCCTGACGTGAGCCTAAATTTTCAATGTGGGCTTCACCAATCATTGTAATTGCAGCAACGGTTGGAGAGGCTAATTGAGAGAGAAAATCAATTTCATCTGCATGATCCATTCCCATTTCTAACACAAGCATTTCAGTTTCCTCTGGCATATGCAAGATTGTATAAGGCAATCCAATTTGATTGTTATAATTTCCTTGTGTTTTATAAGTAATATATTTTTTTGCTAAAACGGCAGCTATCATATCTTTTGTTGTCGTCTTGCCATTACTACCTGTCACAGCAATGACTTGTGGCGCTAGTTTTTTTAAATAATACATTGCTAAGTCTTGTATAGCCTTTAGTGTATCTACAACTTCTAAGATTGGAAATCCTTCTGGCGCAAGTGAACTTTCTTTACTCCATAAAGCTGCTTTTGCACCTTGAGACCTTGCATCCATAATAAATTGATGGCCATCTGTTTTGCCACCTAAAGGGATAAACAAACTCCCAGATGCCAATTGGCGACTATCAAATTCAATTGTGTTTATTGTAAAGTCTGACCATTGTTTCCAATTGTTCGTTGCTTGAACAACATCTGCTATTTCCCAAA
The genomic region above belongs to Melissococcus plutonius ATCC 35311 and contains:
- a CDS encoding UDP-N-acetylmuramoyl-tripeptide--D-alanyl-D-alanine ligase, which translates into the protein MALTFWEIADVVQATNNWKQWSDFTINTIEFDSRQLASGSLFIPLGGKTDGHQFIMDARSQGAKAALWSKESSLAPEGFPILEVVDTLKAIQDLAMYYLKKLAPQVIAVTGSNGKTTTKDMIAAVLAKKYITYKTQGNYNNQIGLPYTILHMPEETEMLVLEMGMDHADEIDFLSQLASPTVAAITMIGEAHIENLGSRQEIAKAKMGITKGLVEDGLLIIPENEPLLKPLTANSTQTIKTFGFTNEADFVECVQLEEKNKTTFKLSGYQLPFTIPVPGKYNVDNACIALIIGKWFQVPEKEMQQTLAEVHLTKNRTEWVTANNGVEILSDVYNANPTAVSLVLDSFGQMFTNGRRIVVLGDMLELGATSKMMHQQLSKHLFPAIIQEVFLYGTEMKNLFLILEKTYGNHVHYYPKMEKEHLIVYLKATLQPNDLLLVKGSNGMRLTEVIEALTKKEMNRL